From Kitasatospora sp. MAP12-44:
ATCGGATGGGGGTTACTTGCGTTTCCGGACAGGTCAGAGTTGGAGCTTGAAGCCGATGTGTGAACCGGTGAATCCCAGCCGCTCGTAGAAACGGTGGGCATCGACGCGGCTCGCATCCGAGGTGAGCTGCACCAGGTCGGCTCCCAGTGCGCGGGATTCGGCGATCGCCCATTCGATGAGCAGGCTGCCCAGTCCGTTGCCGCGCTCGTCGGCGTGGACGCGGACCGCCTCGATGATGGTCCGGGTCGCTCCGCGGCGAGAGAGCCCGGGGATGACGCTGAGTTGCAGGGTGCCGACCACGAGGCCGTCGCGGACGGCGACTGTCGGGTGCTGGCTGGGGTCGGCGGCCAGCCGGTCGAAGGCAGCCAGATAGGGCGTCAGGTCGTCCGAGGACTCCCGAGTGGCACCCAGGGGGTCGTCAGCCAGCAGCGCCACGATGGCGGGGATGTCGTGCGCGGTCGCGCGACGGATCACAAGATCGTTCATGCCCACCACCCTAGGCTGGCCGGGTCAGCTCGCGGGGGTCTCGCTGCTGATGACGGAGAAGACCGCGCCATGCGGGTCGGCGAGCTGGGCGAAGCGGCCGACGCCCGCGGCGTCGTAGGCGGGCGAGCGGACCACGCCGCCCAGCTCCTGGGCCTTGGCGACGACGGCGTCGACATCGGCGACCTCGAAGTACGGCAGCCAGTGCGAGCCGACCCCGGCCGCGGCGTGCTCGGGGAGCAGTACCGCGATGCCGCCCAGGCTGGCGTCCGTGCCGCCGCCGGCGGGGGTGATCACGGTGTAGGTGAAGTCGCCGAACGGGACGTCCTGCTCCTGCCAGCCGAAGACGGCGCGGTAGAACGGCTTGGCGGCGGCCGGGTCGCTGGTGTGCAGCTCTGTCCAGCAGAGCGTCCCGACGTCGGTGACGGCGTCCAGGCCGACCGTCTCGCCCGGCTGCCAGACGGCGAACTCGGCGCCTGTCGGGTCGGTGTACCCGGCCATCCGACCGGCGGTGAAGACGTCGAAGGGGCCGAACCGGACGGTCCCGCCGGCCTGCTCGACCAGCTTGCTGGTCTGGTCGGCGTCGGCGGTGTGGAAGTAGATCGTCCAGGCGCTCCTGGCGCCCTCCTCGGTCAGCGGGCCGATCGCCGCGACCGTCCGCCCGCCTTGGCGCAGGAAGCCGTAGCCGCCGCCCTCGGGACCGGCGGATTCGAACGTCCACCCGAAGAGGCCGCCGTAAAAGGCCTGTGCGGCCGGGCTGTCGGGGCTGCCGAGGTCGAGCCAGTTCGGGGTGCCGGGAATGTAGCTGGTCGTCAGCATGGTCGATCCGCTCCTTTGCGGGCGAAGTGTTCCCTCTGCCACTTCAGCCTGGCACCAGGTACCGACAACTGCGCACCGACGCGTCCCGCGTTGTCCCCGCAGGGCGGTACGGTGCGTAGCGGAAGCTCACCAGCACCGCAAGGGGGTCCAGGATGGGTGCGCAGCCGGTAGAGGCGGCGGCTCAGCGACAGCTCGCCCAGGTGGAGGGGGTGCTGGAGCGGATCACCTACGCCAACGAGGAGACCGGCTACACGGTGGCCCGGGTGGACACCGGTCGCGGCGCCAACGACCTGCTGACGGTGGTCGGCGCGCTGCTCGGCGCGCAGCCGGGCGAGTCGCTGCGCCTGCACGGCCGGTGGGCCTCGCACCCGCAGTACGGCAAGCAGTTCGTGGTGGAGAACTACACCACCGTGCTGCCGGCCACCATCCAGGGCATCCAGCGCTACCTCGGCTCGGGTCTGATCAAGGGGATCGGCCCGCGCTTCGCGGAGCGGATCGTCGGGCAGTTCGGCGCCGACACCCTGGACGTGATCGAGCAGGACCCGAAGCGCCTGATCGAGGTCCCGGGCCTGGGGCCGAAGCGCACCAAGATGATCGCCGCGGCCTGGGAGGAGCAGAAGGCGATCAAGGAGGTGATGGTCTTCCTGCAGGGGGTCGGCGTCTCCACCTCGCTCGCCGTCCGGATCTACAAGAAGTACGGCGACAGTTCGATCGGCGTGGTGAAGAACGAGCCCTACCGGCTGGCCTCCGACGTCTGGGGCATCGGCTTCCTGACCGCCGACCGGATCGCGCAGGCCGTCGGCATCCCGCACGACAGCCCGGAGCGGGTCAAGGCGGGCCTGCAGTACGCGCTTTCGCAGTCCAGCGACCAGGGCCACTGCTACCTCCCCGAGGAGCGGCTGATCGCCGATGGGGTCAAGCTGCTGCAGGTGGACGTCGGCCTGGTGATCGACTGCCTGGCGGCCCTGGTGGCCGAGGAGGGGGTGGTGCGCGAGAGCCTGCCCGCCGAGGGCGGTGAGCGGGTCAGCGCGGTCTACCTGGTGCCCTTCCACCGCGCCGAGATCTCGCTGTCCAACCAGGTGCTGCGGCTGCTGCGGGCCGACACCGACCGGATGCCCGGCTTCGCGGACGTCGACTGGCCCACGGCGCTCGGCTGGCTGGCCCGGCAGACCGGGGCCGAGCTGGCGCCTGAGCAGCAGGAGTCCGTCAAACTCGCGTTGACGGAGAAGGTCGCGGTGCTGACCGGTGGCCCGGGCTGCGGCAAGTCGTTCACCGTGAAGTCGATCGTGACGCTGGCGCTGGCCAAGCGGGCCAAGGTGCTGCTGGCCGCGCCGACCGGGCGCGCCGCCAAGCGGCTGGCCGAGCTGACGGGCTGTGAGGCCTCCACCGTGCACCGGCTGTTGGAGCTGCGGCCGGGCGGCGACGCGGCGTACGACCGGGACCGTCCGCTGGACGCCGACCTGGTGGTGGTGGACGAGGCCTCGATGCTGGATCTGATCCTGGCCAACAAGCTGGTCAAGGCCGTGGCGCCGGGCGCCCACCTGCTCTTCGTCGGCGACGTCGACCAGCTGCCCTCGGTCGGCGCCGGGGAGGTGCTGCGCGACCTGCTGGCGGACGGCGGCCCGATCCCCTCGGTGCGTCTGACCCGGATCTTCCGGCAGGCCCAGCAGTCCGGCGTGGTGACCAACGCGCACCGGATCAACGAGGGGCTGCCGCCGATCACCGAGGGCCTGCCCGACTTCTTCCTCTTCGTCGAGGACGACACCGAGCGGGCGGCCGGCCTGGTGGTGGACGTGGTGGCCCGCCGGATCCCGCAGAAGTTCCGCCTCGACCCGCGCCGCGACGTCCAGGTGCTGGCCCCGATGCACCGCGGGCCGGCCGGTGCGGGCAACCTCAACACGCTGCTGCAGGCCGCCGTCACCCCCGGCCGGGAGGGCCTGCCCGAGCGGCGGTTCGGCGGGCGGACGTTCCGGGTCGGCGACAAGGTCACCCAGATCCGCAACAACTACGAGAAGGGGCAGAACGGCGTCTTCAACGGCACGGTCGGCGTGGTGACCGCGCTGAGCGTGGAGGAGCAGAAGCTCACCGTGCTCACCGACGAGGACGAGGAGGTGCCCTACGACTTCGACGAGCTGGACGAGCTGGCCCACGCGTACGCCGTCACCATCCACCGCTCGCAGGGCAGCGAGTACCCGGCGGTGGTGATTCCCGTCACTACCTCGGCCTGGACCATGCTGCAGCGCAACCTGCTCTACACCGCCGTCACCCGGGCCAAGAAGCTGGTGGTGCTGGTCGGCTCCCGTAAGGCCCTAGGTCAGGCGGTCCGTACGGTCAGCGCCGGGCGCCGGCACTCGGCGCTGGACCACCGCCTCGCCACCGGATGAGGCTCCGCGGTCCGACGCGAGATCCGGCTCCCGGTGAGAGTATCTTGACGTGAAGAAATTGATGGACCAGCCTAGTCTTGACGCGATCTTGTCCGGTTCGTAGTGGCTGGGGCGTCAGCTTTTGTGGAACAAGGCTCTTTCGGGCCACCCCGGGTACGCGACCGTCCTCCGGATGGGGGAGGCTGGAGACAGTCAGGACACCCGGGAAGATTCATTTCGTCGGTGAGGAAGACGTGAGCGACAACTCGGTAGTACTGCGGTACCAGGACGGCGAGTACGAGTACCCCGTCGTTGAGAGCACTGCGGGCAACGCGGGCTTCGACATCTCGAAGCTGCTGCCGCAGACC
This genomic window contains:
- a CDS encoding VOC family protein, which codes for MLTTSYIPGTPNWLDLGSPDSPAAQAFYGGLFGWTFESAGPEGGGYGFLRQGGRTVAAIGPLTEEGARSAWTIYFHTADADQTSKLVEQAGGTVRFGPFDVFTAGRMAGYTDPTGAEFAVWQPGETVGLDAVTDVGTLCWTELHTSDPAAAKPFYRAVFGWQEQDVPFGDFTYTVITPAGGGTDASLGGIAVLLPEHAAAGVGSHWLPYFEVADVDAVVAKAQELGGVVRSPAYDAAGVGRFAQLADPHGAVFSVISSETPAS
- a CDS encoding GNAT family N-acetyltransferase is translated as MNDLVIRRATAHDIPAIVALLADDPLGATRESSDDLTPYLAAFDRLAADPSQHPTVAVRDGLVVGTLQLSVIPGLSRRGATRTIIEAVRVHADERGNGLGSLLIEWAIAESRALGADLVQLTSDASRVDAHRFYERLGFTGSHIGFKLQL
- a CDS encoding ATP-dependent RecD-like DNA helicase, which codes for MGAQPVEAAAQRQLAQVEGVLERITYANEETGYTVARVDTGRGANDLLTVVGALLGAQPGESLRLHGRWASHPQYGKQFVVENYTTVLPATIQGIQRYLGSGLIKGIGPRFAERIVGQFGADTLDVIEQDPKRLIEVPGLGPKRTKMIAAAWEEQKAIKEVMVFLQGVGVSTSLAVRIYKKYGDSSIGVVKNEPYRLASDVWGIGFLTADRIAQAVGIPHDSPERVKAGLQYALSQSSDQGHCYLPEERLIADGVKLLQVDVGLVIDCLAALVAEEGVVRESLPAEGGERVSAVYLVPFHRAEISLSNQVLRLLRADTDRMPGFADVDWPTALGWLARQTGAELAPEQQESVKLALTEKVAVLTGGPGCGKSFTVKSIVTLALAKRAKVLLAAPTGRAAKRLAELTGCEASTVHRLLELRPGGDAAYDRDRPLDADLVVVDEASMLDLILANKLVKAVAPGAHLLFVGDVDQLPSVGAGEVLRDLLADGGPIPSVRLTRIFRQAQQSGVVTNAHRINEGLPPITEGLPDFFLFVEDDTERAAGLVVDVVARRIPQKFRLDPRRDVQVLAPMHRGPAGAGNLNTLLQAAVTPGREGLPERRFGGRTFRVGDKVTQIRNNYEKGQNGVFNGTVGVVTALSVEEQKLTVLTDEDEEVPYDFDELDELAHAYAVTIHRSQGSEYPAVVIPVTTSAWTMLQRNLLYTAVTRAKKLVVLVGSRKALGQAVRTVSAGRRHSALDHRLATG